The following are encoded together in the bacterium genome:
- a CDS encoding ThuA domain-containing protein, with protein MDSTDKERRRGVIGAGLASLAAATLSTQAAHAALKPKAPGETKVVAIFGTTALNNGIGHEICVRRIFESKKDWRLIFVRANKFFTPSLISDADLLITCRDGGEDPIDLCAENAGVADAIVPGGTLWTDTNVKAVIDNVKNRGMGLLALHNSVAAGNRKFVDFLDVKEELPHEFEPLWVTHVNRDHPITKGVGKFLIALDEQFAVIIKSESTATLFETTAIHEKRQTVSGWALESGKGRIVGLLPGSTVHAYQAPEYQTILWRAAHWAMNREIPQYPNAKNRYYS; from the coding sequence ATGGATTCAACCGATAAAGAAAGAAGACGGGGTGTTATCGGAGCCGGTCTTGCATCACTGGCTGCGGCCACGCTTTCAACTCAGGCCGCACATGCCGCCCTCAAGCCCAAAGCTCCCGGAGAAACGAAGGTTGTCGCAATTTTCGGTACGACCGCCTTGAATAACGGGATCGGGCATGAAATATGTGTCCGCAGGATATTCGAGTCAAAAAAGGACTGGCGGCTTATATTTGTCCGGGCAAACAAGTTTTTTACACCTTCGCTCATCAGCGATGCCGATCTTCTCATCACCTGCCGTGACGGGGGAGAGGACCCCATCGACCTGTGCGCCGAAAACGCGGGTGTGGCCGATGCGATTGTCCCGGGCGGGACTCTCTGGACCGATACGAATGTAAAGGCTGTCATCGACAATGTCAAAAACCGGGGCATGGGACTGCTCGCGCTCCATAATTCGGTCGCCGCCGGAAACAGGAAGTTCGTGGATTTCCTCGATGTCAAGGAGGAACTGCCGCACGAGTTCGAGCCCCTGTGGGTCACGCATGTGAACAGAGACCATCCGATAACGAAAGGGGTCGGAAAGTTCCTGATAGCACTCGACGAACAGTTTGCCGTTATTATCAAGTCCGAATCCACCGCGACTCTTTTCGAGACGACTGCGATCCACGAGAAACGTCAGACTGTGAGCGGATGGGCGCTGGAAAGCGGAAAAGGGAGAATCGTCGGTCTCCTGCCGGGAAGCACGGTTCATGCTTATCAGGCACCGGAATACCAGACGATTCTGTGGCGTGCCGCGCATTGGGCCATGAACCGTGAGATTCCGCAGTACCCGAATGCGAAAAACAGGTATTATTCATGA
- a CDS encoding ThuA domain-containing protein — MDISHKHSRRTVLKTGIAAAAAAAFTPPEANALLPEPEPKKPGELKIVGAMGHDYRLESSIRPVMTHIKNARVWFARWYGPITPELLSDTDLLITYYAGDSFEWSPSGLADTSGTKRASLYNEENIAAIKDNVINRGMGWIAVHNTPWFTGDELNTLLGADCLLHREIQPVIICNLNQNHPITQGIEPFIIQLDEQFGLFLRNPDDPDVTVLFRSQGVHDKRWTIQGICSQRGKGRIVTLTPGHYEWTWYQVQYQEILWRAAHWSMNLAIEPFFRNFDNFIW, encoded by the coding sequence ATGGATATATCACACAAGCACTCGCGAAGAACCGTTCTGAAAACAGGAATTGCCGCCGCTGCGGCTGCGGCATTCACTCCTCCCGAAGCGAACGCTCTATTGCCTGAACCTGAGCCGAAGAAACCGGGAGAGCTCAAGATTGTCGGCGCGATGGGGCATGATTACAGGCTGGAATCAAGTATCCGGCCTGTCATGACCCATATAAAAAACGCCCGTGTCTGGTTTGCGCGGTGGTATGGTCCCATTACGCCCGAACTCCTCAGCGATACCGATCTGCTCATTACCTACTATGCCGGCGATTCCTTCGAATGGAGCCCGAGCGGTCTTGCCGACACCTCGGGAACAAAGAGAGCGAGCCTGTACAACGAGGAAAATATTGCGGCAATAAAGGATAATGTAATAAACCGCGGCATGGGCTGGATTGCAGTCCACAACACACCCTGGTTTACCGGCGATGAGCTCAATACCCTCCTCGGAGCCGATTGCCTGCTCCACCGTGAAATTCAGCCCGTTATCATCTGTAACCTCAATCAGAATCATCCCATCACTCAGGGCATCGAACCATTCATCATACAGCTCGACGAACAGTTCGGTTTATTCCTGAGGAATCCCGACGATCCCGATGTTACGGTGCTGTTCAGAAGCCAGGGGGTGCACGACAAACGCTGGACAATTCAGGGAATCTGCTCTCAACGGGGCAAAGGCAGAATTGTCACGCTGACTCCGGGACATTACGAATGGACATGGTACCAGGTTCAGTATCAGGAGATACTGTGGCGCGCCGCACACTGGTCGATGAACCTTGCTATCGAACCGTTTTTCAGGAATTTTGATAACTTTATCTGGTAG
- a CDS encoding T9SS type A sorting domain-containing protein codes for MFRLLLIVLMLAVPTLSHAATITVNAGPIDKDTHWTSDNDYLLNGAVYVTAGHTLTIDPGTVIRAEDGQLESLSFLCISQGAKINAVGTINRPIIFTTKYDTDLASTDDVGPFETGFWGGVLLCGKASTNNANKVQTMEGMPTTWTFTNYGGDDDHDNSGIMKYVSIRHTGIVFAPNKEMQGLTLCGVGDNTVIDYVESYASKDDGVEIFGGTVNMKHFVVAFCEDDCFDTDEGCRAKFQFCFAIQSLGTGNDTLTEQDGGVAPEDAEPWARPQMYNCTFLGTGMNGPETETKIGMHLRDNTAGTWANNIIGDLSGQLLYIETPSSGQGSVDRVADGSLVLKNNIFFNIKAGTTLDAISMKKSGESAYTATMLSNNANAITDPMLANISRQPDGKLDPRPKTGSPAYQNMAVVPNDGFFETVAYKGAFDKDNWMIGWTALDKYGFLKHGGIETVVINAGPIDKDTHWTSDNDYLLNGAVYVTAGHTLTIDPGTVIRAEDGQLESLSFLCISQGAKINAAGTLDHPIIFTTKYDTNLNSTDDVGPFETGFWGGVLLCGKASTNNANKVQTMEGMPTTWTFTNYGGDDDHDNSGVLKYISIRHTGIVFAPNKEMQGLTLCGVGDNTVIDYVESYASKDDGVEIFGGTVNLKHFVVAFCEDDCFDTDEGCRSKFQFCFAIQSEGTGNDTLTEQDGGVAPEDAQPWARPQMYNCTLLGTGMNGPETETKIGMHLRDNTAGTWANNIIGDLSGQLLYIETPSSGQGSVDRVADGSLVMKNNVLFNIKAGSTFEAVSMVKSGEAAYTANMLAQNGNAIADPMLTFITRQPNGAMDPRPATSGSAYQNLAAIPNDGFFETVAYKGAFDKDNWMIGWTALDDYGFLSHAPGTVVAVEENTLPAAIRISQNFPNPFNPSTTINFSLTETSPVKLSVYNVTGQLVDTLIDNSSMVPGTYSVRWDGMGHSSGAYIYRIEAGSTVVTRRMLLVK; via the coding sequence ATGTTTCGTCTTCTTCTTATTGTACTAATGCTTGCGGTACCGACACTTTCCCACGCGGCGACCATCACCGTCAACGCCGGTCCCATCGACAAGGACACCCACTGGACAAGCGATAATGACTATCTTCTCAATGGCGCCGTTTATGTAACCGCGGGCCATACCCTCACCATCGATCCGGGCACGGTCATCCGCGCCGAGGACGGCCAGCTCGAAAGCCTGAGCTTTCTCTGCATCAGCCAGGGCGCTAAAATCAATGCGGTCGGCACTATAAACCGTCCCATCATTTTCACGACAAAGTATGACACCGACCTCGCCAGTACCGACGATGTCGGCCCCTTCGAGACCGGTTTCTGGGGCGGCGTTCTCCTCTGCGGCAAGGCGTCCACCAACAATGCCAACAAGGTCCAGACCATGGAAGGCATGCCTACAACATGGACCTTCACCAATTACGGCGGCGATGACGACCATGACAATTCCGGTATCATGAAGTACGTCTCCATCCGCCATACCGGCATCGTGTTCGCACCGAACAAGGAAATGCAGGGGCTTACCCTCTGCGGTGTCGGCGACAACACTGTAATTGACTATGTCGAATCGTATGCTTCGAAGGATGATGGTGTCGAAATCTTCGGCGGCACGGTCAATATGAAACACTTTGTGGTGGCTTTCTGCGAGGACGACTGTTTCGACACGGATGAAGGCTGCCGCGCCAAGTTCCAGTTCTGCTTCGCCATCCAGAGCCTGGGAACGGGCAACGACACGCTGACCGAACAGGACGGCGGTGTGGCGCCCGAAGACGCCGAACCATGGGCGCGTCCCCAGATGTATAACTGCACGTTTCTCGGTACCGGCATGAACGGGCCCGAAACCGAGACCAAGATCGGTATGCACCTCCGCGACAACACCGCAGGCACCTGGGCCAACAATATCATCGGCGACCTCTCCGGTCAGCTCCTCTATATCGAAACTCCGTCCTCGGGTCAGGGCTCCGTGGACCGCGTAGCCGATGGATCGCTCGTGTTGAAAAACAACATCTTCTTCAACATCAAAGCCGGGACAACGCTCGATGCGATCAGCATGAAGAAATCGGGCGAAAGCGCCTATACAGCCACCATGCTGTCTAATAATGCCAACGCAATCACCGATCCGATGCTCGCCAATATCTCCCGACAGCCGGACGGCAAACTCGATCCCAGGCCAAAAACCGGAAGCCCGGCATACCAGAACATGGCTGTTGTCCCGAATGACGGTTTCTTCGAAACGGTTGCCTACAAGGGCGCATTCGATAAGGACAACTGGATGATCGGCTGGACCGCGCTCGACAAGTACGGATTTCTCAAGCACGGCGGGATCGAGACAGTCGTCATTAATGCCGGTCCCATCGACAAGGACACCCACTGGACAAGCGACAACGACTATCTTCTCAACGGTGCCGTTTATGTAACCGCGGGCCATACCCTCACCATCGATCCGGGCACGGTTATCCGCGCCGAGGACGGCCAGCTCGAAAGCCTGAGCTTTCTCTGCATCAGCCAGGGCGCCAAAATCAACGCTGCCGGTACACTCGACCACCCCATCATTTTCACAACCAAGTACGATACCAACCTTAACAGCACCGATGATGTCGGCCCGTTCGAAACCGGTTTCTGGGGCGGCGTTCTGCTCTGCGGCAAGGCATCCACCAACAATGCCAACAAGGTCCAGACCATGGAAGGCATGCCCACAACATGGACCTTCACCAATTACGGCGGCGATGACGACCATGACAATTCCGGCGTCCTGAAATATATCTCAATCCGCCATACCGGCATCGTGTTCGCACCGAACAAGGAAATGCAGGGTCTCACCCTCTGCGGTGTCGGCGATAACACCGTAATTGACTATGTCGAATCGTATGCATCGAAAGATGACGGTGTCGAAATCTTCGGCGGCACGGTCAATCTGAAACATTTTGTGGTGGCTTTCTGCGAGGACGATTGCTTCGATACGGACGAAGGCTGCCGCTCCAAGTTCCAGTTCTGCTTCGCCATCCAGAGCGAGGGAACAGGCAATGACACCCTCACCGAGCAGGACGGCGGTGTGGCGCCTGAGGACGCCCAGCCATGGGCACGCCCCCAGATGTATAACTGCACCTTGCTCGGTACCGGCATGAACGGACCCGAAACCGAAACCAAGATCGGGATGCACCTCCGCGACAACACTGCTGGTACCTGGGCCAACAACATCATCGGCGACCTGTCCGGTCAGCTCCTCTACATCGAAACACCATCATCCGGCCAGGGCTCGGTCGATCGCGTAGCCGACGGTTCGCTCGTGATGAAGAACAACGTTCTTTTCAACATAAAGGCAGGATCGACATTTGAAGCCGTATCAATGGTTAAATCAGGAGAAGCCGCCTATACAGCCAATATGCTCGCCCAAAACGGCAACGCCATCGCCGATCCGATGCTTACCTTCATCACTCGCCAGCCCAATGGCGCCATGGATCCGCGTCCCGCCACAAGCGGATCTGCCTATCAGAACCTTGCGGCGATCCCGAACGACGGTTTCTTTGAGACGGTCGCTTACAAGGGCGCGTTCGACAAGGACAACTGGATGATCGGCTGGACTGCGCTCGACGATTACGGTTTTCTGAGTCATGCACCCGGCACCGTTGTCGCGGTCGAGGAGAATACTCTCCCCGCAGCGATCCGGATTTCGCAGAATTTCCCCAATCCATTCAATCCCTCCACGACAATCAATTTCAGCCTCACCGAAACATCTCCGGTCAAACTGTCAGTCTATAATGTAACTGGCCAGCTGGTCGATACGCTGATCGATAATTCGTCAATGGTCCCGGGCACATACTCGGTCAGGTGGGATGGCATGGGCCATTCGAGCGGCGCGTATATTTACCGCATCGAAGCCGGTTCGACCGTTGTCACCCGACGAATGCTTCTCGTCAAGTAA
- a CDS encoding TonB-dependent receptor, translated as MNRHLFTVHMVCIMYVLAFACSLQAQDIGKGTITGNVVDGSTGEDMVGAVVRLDGTRLGAVCDIEGKFVIPSVPVGTYTVIAGMVGYSETRIDSVIVGKNKTVTLAITINPEAFEVKEVTVKARAIQETEASVLKERQESEAVTDAVSAEAISKAGGSNVADAMKQVTGTTVVEGKSVVVRGLGDRYMNIQLNGSELPSTSQYNQTVQVDLFPSNLISNIVTQKTFTPDKPGSFTGGAVNIETKSFPEKPTLTVSLGTSYNPQSNLTGDYLTYNAGTTWTGTAGEKIEIPGILADPDVEIPRATVARRDKDLAYELDSYSKVFNNTMKPSNGYAGLNQSYAVSLGNQYKLFGSPLGILGSLSYARSFVSYDDGYVGLWKLTDPKAPELSEYMQLTDYKSTEDVLWGGLLDLAYRFNENHKIGINSLVSQNGEKTARILSGTYRENISVDRTFEPNVLSYNDRFLRTIQFSGDHKFPGLAGIRVEWRHSSSKTSQNEPDLRYFTYTYNTEEPDNPNYNLYNNYFQRPTRTFRKLTESTGETGADISVPFKFRNEEKNSIKFGGQISRKERSFVQRQFEYQKPDDKTNIIYTGDSADYFSESHLGLIDSTKTPYVFGLTIIELKYPSSLYNGNQNIDTGYGMIDIGLTSKLRFIGGLRYEATDMSVENPETKGTVKVNDTLPSVNLVYELISDMNLRLAWSRTVARPTIREMAPYATYDFGAGAFVVGNPDLKRTLITNYDIRWEWFFRTGEVLSASLFVKDMKNPIERVIVDYDGQTTFSNVEEARVTGLELETRSALDLLHSSLANYTVGANCTFVKSVVDIPEEEMVFIRAYNPDAGTTRPFMGQSPYIFNLDFSYDNQGMGVSSTLFYNIYGRRLSENSLGGTPDVYEKPFPTLNYSFSKNLSSHVRLKMSAKNLLDAEEKKVQDYRGEEFFRSRSGKGRSYSVNITYSL; from the coding sequence ATGAATCGACATTTATTTACTGTTCATATGGTCTGTATCATGTATGTTCTCGCTTTCGCCTGTTCCCTGCAGGCGCAAGACATCGGAAAAGGGACGATTACCGGAAACGTGGTGGATGGGTCGACGGGAGAGGACATGGTGGGTGCGGTGGTCAGGCTCGATGGAACCAGGCTCGGCGCCGTCTGCGATATCGAAGGGAAGTTCGTCATCCCCTCCGTCCCCGTGGGGACTTACACAGTTATCGCCGGTATGGTGGGTTATTCGGAGACGCGGATCGACAGCGTAATCGTCGGAAAAAATAAAACGGTGACGCTCGCCATCACCATCAATCCCGAAGCCTTCGAAGTTAAAGAAGTCACGGTCAAGGCGCGGGCGATTCAGGAAACCGAGGCATCCGTGCTCAAGGAGCGCCAGGAGTCGGAAGCGGTGACCGACGCTGTCAGCGCCGAAGCGATCTCCAAGGCGGGAGGTTCGAATGTGGCGGACGCCATGAAGCAGGTGACAGGCACCACGGTGGTGGAAGGCAAGAGCGTCGTTGTCCGCGGCCTCGGCGACCGTTACATGAATATTCAGCTCAACGGGTCGGAACTCCCGAGCACGAGCCAGTACAACCAGACTGTTCAGGTCGACCTCTTTCCTTCGAATCTCATCTCGAACATCGTGACCCAGAAAACGTTCACACCCGACAAACCGGGCAGTTTTACCGGTGGCGCAGTGAACATCGAGACCAAATCGTTTCCCGAAAAGCCCACCCTCACCGTTTCCCTCGGTACTTCGTACAATCCCCAGTCCAACCTCACCGGCGACTATCTGACTTACAACGCCGGAACCACGTGGACGGGGACTGCCGGCGAAAAGATTGAGATTCCCGGTATTCTCGCAGATCCGGATGTGGAGATTCCCCGCGCAACCGTCGCCCGCAGAGACAAGGACCTCGCATATGAGCTCGACTCTTACAGCAAGGTATTCAACAATACCATGAAACCCTCGAATGGCTACGCGGGACTCAACCAGAGTTACGCCGTCTCACTCGGGAACCAGTACAAGCTGTTCGGCAGTCCGCTGGGTATTCTGGGAAGCCTCAGTTATGCACGCAGTTTCGTATCGTACGATGACGGCTATGTCGGGCTCTGGAAACTCACCGACCCTAAAGCCCCGGAACTTTCGGAATACATGCAGCTTACCGATTATAAGAGTACTGAAGATGTATTGTGGGGCGGGCTGCTCGATCTCGCCTACCGTTTTAACGAGAACCACAAGATCGGAATCAATTCGCTGGTGAGCCAGAACGGCGAAAAGACAGCTCGCATTCTTTCGGGAACCTACCGCGAGAATATCTCCGTCGATCGTACCTTCGAGCCGAATGTCCTTTCTTACAACGATCGCTTTCTGCGGACAATCCAGTTCAGCGGCGACCACAAATTCCCGGGATTAGCGGGGATACGTGTCGAATGGCGCCACAGTTCGTCTAAAACATCCCAGAACGAACCCGATCTCCGGTATTTTACCTATACCTACAACACCGAAGAGCCCGATAACCCCAATTACAATCTCTATAATAACTATTTTCAGCGTCCGACCAGAACGTTCCGCAAGCTGACGGAATCGACAGGCGAAACCGGAGCCGACATCAGTGTCCCGTTCAAATTCAGAAACGAAGAGAAAAACTCCATCAAATTCGGCGGCCAGATATCGAGAAAAGAGCGCTCCTTTGTCCAGCGCCAGTTCGAATACCAGAAGCCGGACGATAAAACGAACATTATTTATACCGGCGACAGCGCGGACTATTTTTCGGAAAGCCACCTCGGGCTCATAGACAGCACAAAAACGCCCTATGTCTTCGGCCTCACTATCATCGAACTCAAATACCCGTCCTCGCTCTACAACGGCAACCAGAATATCGACACCGGCTATGGCATGATCGATATCGGGCTGACCTCGAAACTCCGGTTCATTGGCGGTCTCAGGTACGAGGCGACCGACATGTCGGTGGAAAATCCCGAAACCAAAGGCACGGTGAAAGTCAACGACACCCTCCCCTCGGTCAATCTCGTATACGAACTGATATCGGATATGAATCTCCGGCTCGCCTGGAGCAGAACCGTAGCCCGTCCGACCATTCGCGAAATGGCGCCCTACGCCACCTACGATTTCGGCGCCGGAGCTTTCGTGGTCGGCAATCCCGATCTCAAGCGAACGCTCATTACCAACTACGATATCCGGTGGGAATGGTTCTTCCGGACCGGAGAGGTGCTCTCGGCAAGCCTGTTCGTAAAAGACATGAAGAATCCCATCGAGCGGGTAATCGTCGATTACGATGGACAAACTACATTCTCCAATGTAGAGGAGGCCAGAGTGACAGGGCTCGAGCTCGAGACACGCTCGGCGCTCGACCTTCTGCACTCATCTCTCGCAAACTACACCGTGGGAGCCAACTGCACCTTCGTTAAATCCGTCGTGGACATACCCGAGGAGGAGATGGTTTTCATCAGGGCATACAACCCCGACGCCGGAACCACCCGTCCGTTCATGGGTCAGTCGCCCTATATTTTCAACCTCGATTTTTCCTATGACAACCAGGGAATGGGTGTATCGAGCACCTTGTTTTACAACATTTACGGCAGGCGGCTTTCCGAAAACTCGCTCGGCGGAACTCCCGATGTGTACGAAAAGCCTTTTCCCACTCTCAACTATTCATTCTCAAAAAACCTGTCGAGCCATGTCAGGTTGAAAATGTCAGCTAAAAACCTGCTGGACGCCGAGGAGAAGAAGGTTCAGGATTACCGGGGCGAGGAATTCTTCAGGAGCAGGTCCGGCAAAGGACGGTCGTATTCGGTCAACATAACCTACAGCCTTTAA